The Sulfuricystis thermophila genome segment TCGCGACGAGATCCACCGCGAGCTGCCCGGCCAGATCGAGCGGACGGAAGTCCTCGTCGCCGCCCCAAACCTGGATGACCAGATTGAAGACCGCCAGCAGGACCAGCAAGGACAGGAGGGGCGGCAGCGGCAGCGCGATGTCGAGCAGCATCGGTCCTGCCAGCACCGCCAGGGTCAGGGCACCGATCAGCCACCAGCGCAGCAACGCCAGCCGGCGGCGGATCGTCGTCAGACGCTGGATTTCATGATTCTGCATGGGTGAATTATCCGCCAGGATGCGGAAAGGCTCGCGTCTCTCGGCTGCGACATTCCGTCGCAGCACCCGTTCATTCGGCGAGGCGCAGGCCAGTCTTCTTGAGGATGCGGCTGCTGTAGAGCGCCTCGTGGGCGCGACAGTCCGTGCCCAGCACGGCCGCGATGGCCGCAATACCCGCCTCGGCCTCGGCTCGGCTGCGGCCATGCACCATGGCAAACAGGTTGTAAGGCCAATCCGGCAGATGGCGCGGCCGGCGGTAGCAATGGGAAACACAGGCAAGCGCGCCGACTTGCTCACCGAGCGTATCGACGACATCATCGGCGACGTCCCAGACCGTCATGGCATTGAAGCGGTAACCGAGCGCATAGTGGTTCGGCACCGCGCCGATGCGGCGGATCACACCCGAGGCCAGCATCGCCGCCAGACGCGCCTTGACCTCCTGTGGCTCAATGTCGAGCCTTTCGGCGAGCGCGTCGTAAGGACGCGGCACCAGCGGCAGGCCGGCCTGTGTGGCGAGGATCAGGCGGCGGTCGATCTCATCCGGCATCGAGCTTGAGCTCCACGAAATATTCGCGCTCCTTCGGGAAGGCATATACCGTCAATCCCGTCGCCGCCTCGATTTCGGCGATCGCCGCATCGATCGCCGCCGGCGTCTCGCAGGCGAGCACGAACCACATGTTGAACGCATGTTCGCGGCGGTAATTGTGCGCCACCTCGGGCAGCGCATTCACCATCGCGGCGACCTCATCGAAGCGCTCTTCGGGCACCTTGAGCGCGGCGAGCACGAAGGCGCCGCCGAGCTTCTCGATCTGATAGAGCGGGCCGAAGCGGGTGAGCGCCTTGCGTTCGAGCAGCGCGCGCAGACGTTCGATGACTTCGGTTTCCGCAAGGCCCAGGGCTTCGCCCACAGCGCGGTAGGGTTCGTCGCAGAGGGGGAAGCCGCCTTGCAGGGCGTTGATCAGCGCCCGGTCGGTGGCATCGAGTTCAGCGGCTTCCGGCAGCGGCCGCATCGAAATACCTCGCGCCGCACTGCTTGAAGCGCCGCCGCGAAAACAGGGCCTGGGCGGGATGACCGGCGATCGCGCGCAGGCGCTCGACCACCTGTTCGACCTCGCCCCGCGAGCGGCCATGCACCATGCAGTAGAGATTGGCCGACCATTCGGGCAGATGGCGCGCGCGCCGATAGCACAGCGTCACTTCCGGCTCACTCGCCAGACGCCTGCCGATCTCGGCAACCCCGTCATCCGGCACGTCGAAGACCACCATGGCATTGGCCCGGAAGCCGAGCTCGTGGTGACGCACGACGACGCCGAACCGCTTGATGCAGCCAGCCTCCAGCCATTGTTCGAGCCGTTCGATCAGCGCCGACTCCGTGATCCCGGCCCTAGCGGCGAGCTCGGCGAAGGGATGCGGGACGAGCGGCAACCCCGGCTGCAGCGCGGCGATCAGCCGGCGATCAGTGGCGGAGGTCTCGACCGGCAGGCAGGGCCGCGCCGGCGGCCGCGGCTTTTTGCCGCCGTGCAGCAGGTCGAAGCCCAGATCGATGTGGTATTCCTCGACGAGCGGCAGGGCAATGGGTTTCAGCCCCGTCTCGGCCTGAATTTCCGTCAGTAGCCGCGCGAGCGCGGACGCGTCGGCGGCAGTGGCGACGAACCAGAGATTGAAGCGGTGCTCGCGCTCGTAGTTGTGATTCACGCCGGGATGGGCATTGACGAGCGCAGCGACGGCATCGAGCCGTTCGGGCGGCACGGCCAGCGCGGCGAGCGTGCTCGCGCCGACGCTGCGCGGCGCGAACACCGCGCCGATGCGGCTGATCGCCCCGCTTTCCTGAAGCCGGCACAAGGTGGCGAGCACCGTCGTCTCGTCGCTGTCGAGCCGGCGCGCGAGCGCGGAAAACGGCGCCGGCTCGAGCGGGAAATCATGCTGGAATTCGTTGAGCAGACGAAATTCGAGCTGCTGCTGGGCGGGCGAGGGCGCGTTCATCTCAAAATCCCATCCGTGCCGCACGGCTGGTGAAAAAGATGCCGGAGGGGCTCTTCGCCGGCAACTCGGCCAGGCGTTCGAAATGCTGGGTGTCGAGGACGATCACCCGATGGTCGTCGCGGGCGGACAGCCACACGTGCTCACCACGTGGCGTGAATTCCATGTGCAGGATCGCCTTGCCGGGCTGCAGGGTGGCCACCACTTTGCCGGACAGTGTATCGATCACCTGCACCCAGCCGTTGTCGGGATGGGCGAAATTCACCCAGATCTGCCGGCCGTCCGGACGCGCCATGACGAACACCGGCTGGCTTTTCACCGGGATGCGCGCGACCTCGCGCCAATCGCGCCGGTCGACGACCAGCACCTCGTGGCGGCCGATCGCCGGCAGATAGACATACTCGCCGGCCACCGCCCAACCGCGCAGGTGCGGCATCTTGAACACCGGCAGTTTCTGCTCCCCCTTGCCGTAATCCTGCAGGATCTTTTTCACGCCCAGATCCATCCGCCAGGTGTCGAGCAGCGCGACGCCATCCTCGCCGAACAGGCCGGCGAGATAGTAGCGGCCATCCGGCGTCACCAGCCCGTCATAAGGCTGCCGGCCGGCCGGGAATTTCTGCGTGTGCGGCCGGCGCGGATCGGTGAGATCGGTGACCCAGATCTCGCCTTTGTCAAACAATGCGTAAGCGAATTTCTGGCCGGGCAGATCGGCCAGCCCCACCACCTTCGAGCCTGCCGGGACTTCGGCGAGCAGCTCGAGCGTCTCGGCATCGAAGACCTTGATGCCGCCGGGTTCGTAGTTCTGCGCGACGACGAGGCGGCCATCCTGCGAAATCGCGCCGCCGATGCTGTTGCCCGCCTGGATGACGCGCTTGACGATGCGCTGGCCGAGCAGATCGACTTTCGTCAGACCGCCGTCGCGGCCGAAGACGTAGGCATGGCGGCCGTCGCGCGAGAACACCACCGAAGCGTGCGAAAGATCACCCAGCCCATCGATCGCGCCGAGCGCGCGTTTGGCCGTGGTATCGACCACCACGACCCGTCCGCTGGCGCGCTCGATGACCACCCCGAGATCGCCGGTGCCGCGCACGGCGGTCGAGGGCGTCTGCGCGCAGGCGGCCAGCAAGATGCAGCAGAGGGTGAGCCACCAGCGTCTCATGGCTGTGCCTCCTCGGGAAAGCCGGCGAGCAACTGCTCGGCGATCCAGCGCGCCTGCGCTTCGGAAAGCAGCGATTTCCAGGGCGGCATCGCCGTGCCTTCCTTGCCGTGGAGGATGATCACGGCGAGCGCTTCCGCTGATTGGCCGGCCAAGGCCTCGCGCGTGAGCGGCTTGCCCAAGCCCCCTTTGAGCGTCATGCCATGGCAGGCGCCGCAATCCTGCCGCACCAGCCGAATCATCTCGGGCGTCGAGAGATCGGCGGCAGCGGCATTCCCCCAGCCCGGCAGCCACAGTGCGAGGAGCAAGGCAGGAATGCGCATCGCAGCCTCTTATTGCTGACCACCGAGATAGACGGCGACGGCATGCATTTCCAGCTCGGTCAGCTTGCTGGCGATCGAGTGCATCACCGCATTGTCGTTGGTGCGCTCGCGCTTGCCGAAGTCCTTGAGCTGCGTGACCAGATAGTTCGGATGCTGGCCGGCGAGACGCGGCAAGAGCTGGGTGCCATGGCCCTTTTCGCCGTGACAGGTGGCACAGGCGGCGACACCGGAATACGGGTTGCCCTTCAGGAACACATAACGGCCGACCGCGGCGAGATCGGCATCAAGGATGCGCCGCACGGCAGGCGGACGCGTGCTGAACCAGGCGGCCAGCTCGCGGATCGTCTCGTCGGAGAGATCCTTGGCCATCTCGTTCATCGTCTCGCTCTTGCGCCGCCCATCGCGGAAATCGCCGAGCTGCTTGACGAGATAGTCCGGATGCTGCGCGGCGAGCCGCGGATAGATCGCACTGGCGCTCTCGCCCTCGATGCCGTGACAGAGGGCGCAGCGCGTTTCGAGCACCTGGCGCGTCGCCGGGGAGAGCTTGGCCAAAGTCAGGTCTTCGGCGGCAGAACAGTCGGCGGCGACCGACAGGGCCCCGGCCAGAAGGAGAAGGGATGCGTTTTTCATGGTCTTAAGGCGGAACGT includes the following:
- a CDS encoding siroheme decarboxylase subunit beta encodes the protein MPDEIDRRLILATQAGLPLVPRPYDALAERLDIEPQEVKARLAAMLASGVIRRIGAVPNHYALGYRFNAMTVWDVADDVVDTLGEQVGALACVSHCYRRPRHLPDWPYNLFAMVHGRSRAEAEAGIAAIAAVLGTDCRAHEALYSSRILKKTGLRLAE
- a CDS encoding c-type cytochrome — encoded protein: MRIPALLLALWLPGWGNAAAADLSTPEMIRLVRQDCGACHGMTLKGGLGKPLTREALAGQSAEALAVIILHGKEGTAMPPWKSLLSEAQARWIAEQLLAGFPEEAQP
- a CDS encoding c-type cytochrome, which gives rise to MKNASLLLLAGALSVAADCSAAEDLTLAKLSPATRQVLETRCALCHGIEGESASAIYPRLAAQHPDYLVKQLGDFRDGRRKSETMNEMAKDLSDETIRELAAWFSTRPPAVRRILDADLAAVGRYVFLKGNPYSGVAACATCHGEKGHGTQLLPRLAGQHPNYLVTQLKDFGKRERTNDNAVMHSIASKLTELEMHAVAVYLGGQQ
- a CDS encoding Lrp/AsnC family transcriptional regulator, producing the protein MRPLPEAAELDATDRALINALQGGFPLCDEPYRAVGEALGLAETEVIERLRALLERKALTRFGPLYQIEKLGGAFVLAALKVPEERFDEVAAMVNALPEVAHNYRREHAFNMWFVLACETPAAIDAAIAEIEAATGLTVYAFPKEREYFVELKLDAG
- a CDS encoding siroheme decarboxylase subunit beta, whose amino-acid sequence is MNAPSPAQQQLEFRLLNEFQHDFPLEPAPFSALARRLDSDETTVLATLCRLQESGAISRIGAVFAPRSVGASTLAALAVPPERLDAVAALVNAHPGVNHNYEREHRFNLWFVATAADASALARLLTEIQAETGLKPIALPLVEEYHIDLGFDLLHGGKKPRPPARPCLPVETSATDRRLIAALQPGLPLVPHPFAELAARAGITESALIERLEQWLEAGCIKRFGVVVRHHELGFRANAMVVFDVPDDGVAEIGRRLASEPEVTLCYRRARHLPEWSANLYCMVHGRSRGEVEQVVERLRAIAGHPAQALFSRRRFKQCGARYFDAAAAGSR
- a CDS encoding cytochrome D1 domain-containing protein yields the protein MRRWWLTLCCILLAACAQTPSTAVRGTGDLGVVIERASGRVVVVDTTAKRALGAIDGLGDLSHASVVFSRDGRHAYVFGRDGGLTKVDLLGQRIVKRVIQAGNSIGGAISQDGRLVVAQNYEPGGIKVFDAETLELLAEVPAGSKVVGLADLPGQKFAYALFDKGEIWVTDLTDPRRPHTQKFPAGRQPYDGLVTPDGRYYLAGLFGEDGVALLDTWRMDLGVKKILQDYGKGEQKLPVFKMPHLRGWAVAGEYVYLPAIGRHEVLVVDRRDWREVARIPVKSQPVFVMARPDGRQIWVNFAHPDNGWVQVIDTLSGKVVATLQPGKAILHMEFTPRGEHVWLSARDDHRVIVLDTQHFERLAELPAKSPSGIFFTSRAARMGF